A genomic window from Populus nigra chromosome 7, ddPopNigr1.1, whole genome shotgun sequence includes:
- the LOC133698330 gene encoding anaphase-promoting complex subunit 5 isoform X1, with product MASPPQPPPMTNAFALTPHKVSVCLLLQTYALPAQTTPPFPFSSVSQHNRLGLYLLALTKSYDDILEPKLEELLNQLKEISGSLGHWLIDHLTSRLSSLSAPDDLFSFFTEMRGILGGSDSVVMEDNQVILDPNSNLGLFLRRCILTFNLLSFEGLCHLLTNIGSYCKEAMSSCMPYETRLLDESSNDLETLSEYENMDLENFMFGKVNEEIEARKQASERVPFHLHGPKALSGLVEDIEVVADPSSKHGDKCGETSAYVHPPGNELRDVDPYGEIFLRTNWQVQGYLMEQADAIEKHDSSFSLNSFELVLRQIKKLAPELHRVHFLRYLNSLYHDDYFAALDNLHRYFDYSAGAEGFDSAPSSSGSNSSGRYEIGLIYLGMMHLHFGHPKQALQVLTEAVRFSQQQSSESCLAYTLAAICNVLSEFGCSSSAGVLGTSFSPITSMDTSLSVGQQLFVLLRESLKRAESLKLKRLVASNHLALAKFDLLHVQRPLLSFGPKASMKLRTFPINVCKELRLCSHLISEFGSESSTMTTDGVFSTTWLNNLPKSMDSPLLPQENAHRNNCDAHRFFTQLSSVPKSVLQLLGSSYIMRSTAWEMYGSAPLARINSLVYATCFVDASSSSDAASVHAKLIQHLAVFRGYKEAFAALKVAEEKFLTVSKSVILLLKLQLLHECALHRGNLKLAQQVCDELGVLASSVSGVDKDLKTEASLRHARTLLAANQFSQAAAVAHSLFCMCYKFNMQVQNATVLLLLAEIHKKSGNAVLGLPYALASLSFCQSFNLDLLKASATLTLAELWLSLGSNHAKRALTLIHGALPMILGHGGLELQARAQITEAKCYLSDPSYSVFEDSEVVLDLLRQASDELQVLEYHELAAEAFYLMAHVFDKLGQLERREEAAASFKEHMMALENPQDEDDPLLNML from the exons ATGGCATCGCCACCGCAGCCACCTCCGATGACAAACGCGTTTGCATTGACACCACACAAAGTCTCAGTTTGTTTACTTCTTCAAACCTACGCGTTACCTGCTCAAACAACACCACCGTTCCCTTTCTCCTCCGTCTCTCAACACAACCGTCTTGGGCTCTACTTATTAGCCCTCACAAAA TCTTATGATGATATATTGGAGCCAAAGCTAGAGGAGTTGTTGAATCAATTGAAGGAAATCAGTGGGTCATTGGGGCATTGGTTGATAGATCATTTGACAAGCAGGTTATCATCTTTATCAGCGCCGGATGATTTATTTAGCTTCTTTACTGAAATGAGAG GGATACTTGGAGGATCGGATTCAGTTGTTATGGAAGATAATCAAGTTATTTTGGACCCAAATAGCAATCTGGGATTGTTTCTCCGTCGTTGCATTCTCACATTTAATCTCTTATCGTTTGAG GGTTTGTGCCATCTTTTGACAAATATTGGGAGTTATTGTAAAGAAGCCATGTCAAGCTGCATGCCATATGAGACACGGCTTTTAGATGAGTCCAGTAATGATTTGGAGACATTATCAGAATATGAGAACATGGACTTGGAGAATTTCATGTTCGGAAAAGttaatgaagaaattgaagcaAGGAAACAGGCCAGTGAAAGAGTTCCTTTTCACCTTCATGGGCCTAAAGCACTTTCTGGATTGGTTGAAG ATATAGAGGTTGTTGCAGATCCAAGTTCCAAACATGGTGACAAATGTGGAGAAACTAGTGCATACGTACATCCTCCAGGAAATGAATTGAGAGATGTTGATCCCTATGGGGAGATATTCCTAAGAACAAACTGGCAGGTACAAGGTTACTTAATGGAGCAAGCAGATGCAATTGAAAA GCATGACAGTTCTTtctctttaaattcttttgagcttgttttaaGGCAGATTAAAAAATTGGCACCTGAGCTACATCGT GTTCACTTCTTACGATATTTGAACAGCCTGTATCATGATGATTATTTTGCCGCTTTGGATAATCTTCATCGCTACTTTGATTATAG TGCAGGGGCCGAGGGATTTGATTCAGCTCCATCTTCTTCTGGGTCCAATAGCTCTGGAAGATATGAGATTGGTCTGATATATTTGGGGATGATGCATTTACACTTTGGGCATCCTAAGCAAGCTTTGCAA GTTTTAACTGAAGCAGTTCGTTTTTCTCAACAG CAAAGTAGTGAGAGTTGTCTTGCGTACACTTTAGCAGCTATATGCAATGTATTGTCTGAATTTGGTTGCTCAAGCTCAGCAGGAGTACTTGGAACTTCTTTCTCACCTATAACCAGCATGGACACTTCATTGTCTGTTGGGCAACAATTGTTTGTTCTCTTGAGGGAGTCTCTGAAGAGAGCAGAAAGTTTAAAGTTGAAACGATTGGTTGCTTCTAATCATCTTGCTCTGGCCAAATTTGATTTACTG CATGTGCAAAGACCTCTGCTGTCATTTGGTCCCAAAGCTTCCATGAAGCTGAGAACATTTCCAATCAATGTTTGCAAG GAATTAAGATTATGTTCTCATTTGATTAGCGAATTTGGCTCTGAAAGCTCCACAATGACAACTGATGGTGTTTTTAGTACAACATGGCTCAACAATCTTCCAAAGTCAATGGATTCACCATTGTTGCCCCAAGAGAATGCACATCGAAACAATTGTGATGCACACCGATTCTTTACGCAACTCAGCTCAGTTCCCAAATCTGTTTTGCAATTATTAGGTTCTTCATACATAATGCGCTCCACTGCTTGGGAGATGTATGGCAG tGCTCCTCTTGCTCGAATAAATTCGCTGGTTTATGCCACTTGCTTTGTTGATGCTTCAAG TTCATCTGATGCAGCTTCAGTACATGCAAAGCTCATCCAGCATTTAGCAGTATTTCGAGGATATAAAG AGGCCTTTGCTGCTCTTAAAGTAGCTGAAGAGAAGTTCTTAACTGTCTCAAAATCTGTAATTTTGCTACTAAAACTGCAGCTACTCCATGAGTGTGCTTTGCATCG AGGAAATCTGAAGCTAGCACAACAAGTATGTGATGAACTTGGAGTTCTGGCATCATCTGTCAGTGGTGTGGACAAAGATCTGAAGACTGAAGCAAGCCTTCGCCATGCTCGCACATTGCTTGCAGCAAATCAATTCAGCCAG GCTGCCGCTGTTGCACATTCTCTCTTTTGCATGTGTTACAAATTCAATATGCAGGTTCAGAATGCCACTGTTCTTCTTTTGCTGGCAGAAATTCACAAG AAATCAGGCAATGCTGTTTTAGGCCTTCCATATGCATTAGCAAGCCTCTCATTTTGCCAGTCATTTAATTTGGATCTACTCAAGGCATCAGCCACTCTTACCTTGGCTGAGTTGTGGCTCTCATTAGGATCAAATCATGCAAAGAGGGCTCTGACCCTTATACATGGGGCTCTACCCATGATTCTTGGTCATGGAGGGTTGGAGCTCCAAGCGAGGGCTCAGATCACTGAAGCAAAATGCTATTTATCTGATCCAAGCTATTCAG TTTTTGAAGATTCTGAGGTTGTGTTAGATCTTTTGAGGCAAGCTTCTGATGAGCTTCAAGTGTTGGAG TATCATGAGTTGGCTGCGGAAGCTTTCTATTTGATGGCCCATGTATTTGACAAACTTGGGCAACTTGAGAGGAGAGAAGAAGCTGCAGCTTCATTCAAGGAACACATGATGGCTCTAGAGAATCCTCAGGATGAGGATGATCCTTTACTGAACATGTTGTGA
- the LOC133698330 gene encoding anaphase-promoting complex subunit 5 isoform X2 yields the protein MASPPQPPPMTNAFALTPHKVSVCLLLQTYALPAQTTPPFPFSSVSQHNRLGLYLLALTKSYDDILEPKLEELLNQLKEISGSLGHWLIDHLTSRLSSLSAPDDLFSFFTEMRGILGGSDSVVMEDNQVILDPNSNLGLFLRRCILTFNLLSFEGLCHLLTNIGSYCKEAMSSCMPYETRLLDESSNDLETLSEYENMDLENFMFGKVNEEIEARKQASERVPFHLHGPKALSGLVEDIEVVADPSSKHGDKCGETSAYVHPPGNELRDVDPYGEIFLRTNWQVQGYLMEQADAIEKHDSSFSLNSFELVLRQIKKLAPELHRVHFLRYLNSLYHDDYFAALDNLHRYFDYSAGAEGFDSAPSSSGSNSSGRYEIGLIYLGMMHLHFGHPKQALQVLTEAVRFSQQQSSESCLAYTLAAICNVLSEFGCSSSAGVLGTSFSPITSMDTSLSVGQQLFVLLRESLKRAESLKLKRLVASNHLALAKFDLLHVQRPLLSFGPKASMKLRTFPINVCKELRLCSHLISEFGSESSTMTTDGVFSTTWLNNLPKSMDSPLLPQENAHRNNCDAHRFFTQLSSVPKSVLQLLGSSYIMRSTAWEMYGSSSDAASVHAKLIQHLAVFRGYKEAFAALKVAEEKFLTVSKSVILLLKLQLLHECALHRGNLKLAQQVCDELGVLASSVSGVDKDLKTEASLRHARTLLAANQFSQAAAVAHSLFCMCYKFNMQVQNATVLLLLAEIHKKSGNAVLGLPYALASLSFCQSFNLDLLKASATLTLAELWLSLGSNHAKRALTLIHGALPMILGHGGLELQARAQITEAKCYLSDPSYSVFEDSEVVLDLLRQASDELQVLEYHELAAEAFYLMAHVFDKLGQLERREEAAASFKEHMMALENPQDEDDPLLNML from the exons ATGGCATCGCCACCGCAGCCACCTCCGATGACAAACGCGTTTGCATTGACACCACACAAAGTCTCAGTTTGTTTACTTCTTCAAACCTACGCGTTACCTGCTCAAACAACACCACCGTTCCCTTTCTCCTCCGTCTCTCAACACAACCGTCTTGGGCTCTACTTATTAGCCCTCACAAAA TCTTATGATGATATATTGGAGCCAAAGCTAGAGGAGTTGTTGAATCAATTGAAGGAAATCAGTGGGTCATTGGGGCATTGGTTGATAGATCATTTGACAAGCAGGTTATCATCTTTATCAGCGCCGGATGATTTATTTAGCTTCTTTACTGAAATGAGAG GGATACTTGGAGGATCGGATTCAGTTGTTATGGAAGATAATCAAGTTATTTTGGACCCAAATAGCAATCTGGGATTGTTTCTCCGTCGTTGCATTCTCACATTTAATCTCTTATCGTTTGAG GGTTTGTGCCATCTTTTGACAAATATTGGGAGTTATTGTAAAGAAGCCATGTCAAGCTGCATGCCATATGAGACACGGCTTTTAGATGAGTCCAGTAATGATTTGGAGACATTATCAGAATATGAGAACATGGACTTGGAGAATTTCATGTTCGGAAAAGttaatgaagaaattgaagcaAGGAAACAGGCCAGTGAAAGAGTTCCTTTTCACCTTCATGGGCCTAAAGCACTTTCTGGATTGGTTGAAG ATATAGAGGTTGTTGCAGATCCAAGTTCCAAACATGGTGACAAATGTGGAGAAACTAGTGCATACGTACATCCTCCAGGAAATGAATTGAGAGATGTTGATCCCTATGGGGAGATATTCCTAAGAACAAACTGGCAGGTACAAGGTTACTTAATGGAGCAAGCAGATGCAATTGAAAA GCATGACAGTTCTTtctctttaaattcttttgagcttgttttaaGGCAGATTAAAAAATTGGCACCTGAGCTACATCGT GTTCACTTCTTACGATATTTGAACAGCCTGTATCATGATGATTATTTTGCCGCTTTGGATAATCTTCATCGCTACTTTGATTATAG TGCAGGGGCCGAGGGATTTGATTCAGCTCCATCTTCTTCTGGGTCCAATAGCTCTGGAAGATATGAGATTGGTCTGATATATTTGGGGATGATGCATTTACACTTTGGGCATCCTAAGCAAGCTTTGCAA GTTTTAACTGAAGCAGTTCGTTTTTCTCAACAG CAAAGTAGTGAGAGTTGTCTTGCGTACACTTTAGCAGCTATATGCAATGTATTGTCTGAATTTGGTTGCTCAAGCTCAGCAGGAGTACTTGGAACTTCTTTCTCACCTATAACCAGCATGGACACTTCATTGTCTGTTGGGCAACAATTGTTTGTTCTCTTGAGGGAGTCTCTGAAGAGAGCAGAAAGTTTAAAGTTGAAACGATTGGTTGCTTCTAATCATCTTGCTCTGGCCAAATTTGATTTACTG CATGTGCAAAGACCTCTGCTGTCATTTGGTCCCAAAGCTTCCATGAAGCTGAGAACATTTCCAATCAATGTTTGCAAG GAATTAAGATTATGTTCTCATTTGATTAGCGAATTTGGCTCTGAAAGCTCCACAATGACAACTGATGGTGTTTTTAGTACAACATGGCTCAACAATCTTCCAAAGTCAATGGATTCACCATTGTTGCCCCAAGAGAATGCACATCGAAACAATTGTGATGCACACCGATTCTTTACGCAACTCAGCTCAGTTCCCAAATCTGTTTTGCAATTATTAGGTTCTTCATACATAATGCGCTCCACTGCTTGGGAGATGTATGGCAG TTCATCTGATGCAGCTTCAGTACATGCAAAGCTCATCCAGCATTTAGCAGTATTTCGAGGATATAAAG AGGCCTTTGCTGCTCTTAAAGTAGCTGAAGAGAAGTTCTTAACTGTCTCAAAATCTGTAATTTTGCTACTAAAACTGCAGCTACTCCATGAGTGTGCTTTGCATCG AGGAAATCTGAAGCTAGCACAACAAGTATGTGATGAACTTGGAGTTCTGGCATCATCTGTCAGTGGTGTGGACAAAGATCTGAAGACTGAAGCAAGCCTTCGCCATGCTCGCACATTGCTTGCAGCAAATCAATTCAGCCAG GCTGCCGCTGTTGCACATTCTCTCTTTTGCATGTGTTACAAATTCAATATGCAGGTTCAGAATGCCACTGTTCTTCTTTTGCTGGCAGAAATTCACAAG AAATCAGGCAATGCTGTTTTAGGCCTTCCATATGCATTAGCAAGCCTCTCATTTTGCCAGTCATTTAATTTGGATCTACTCAAGGCATCAGCCACTCTTACCTTGGCTGAGTTGTGGCTCTCATTAGGATCAAATCATGCAAAGAGGGCTCTGACCCTTATACATGGGGCTCTACCCATGATTCTTGGTCATGGAGGGTTGGAGCTCCAAGCGAGGGCTCAGATCACTGAAGCAAAATGCTATTTATCTGATCCAAGCTATTCAG TTTTTGAAGATTCTGAGGTTGTGTTAGATCTTTTGAGGCAAGCTTCTGATGAGCTTCAAGTGTTGGAG TATCATGAGTTGGCTGCGGAAGCTTTCTATTTGATGGCCCATGTATTTGACAAACTTGGGCAACTTGAGAGGAGAGAAGAAGCTGCAGCTTCATTCAAGGAACACATGATGGCTCTAGAGAATCCTCAGGATGAGGATGATCCTTTACTGAACATGTTGTGA
- the LOC133698330 gene encoding anaphase-promoting complex subunit 5 isoform X3, whose amino-acid sequence MASPPQPPPMTNAFALTPHKVSVCLLLQTYALPAQTTPPFPFSSVSQHNRLGLYLLALTKSYDDILEPKLEELLNQLKEISGSLGHWLIDHLTSRLSSLSAPDDLFSFFTEMRGILGGSDSVVMEDNQVILDPNSNLGLFLRRCILTFNLLSFEGLCHLLTNIGSYCKEAMSSCMPYETRLLDESSNDLETLSEYENMDLENFMFGKVNEEIEARKQASERVPFHLHGPKALSGLVEDIEVVADPSSKHGDKCGETSAYVHPPGNELRDVDPYGEIFLRTNWQVQGYLMEQADAIEKHDSSFSLNSFELVLRQIKKLAPELHRVHFLRYLNSLYHDDYFAALDNLHRYFDYSAGAEGFDSAPSSSGSNSSGRYEIGLIYLGMMHLHFGHPKQALQVLTEAVRFSQQQSSESCLAYTLAAICNVLSEFGCSSSAGVLGTSFSPITSMDTSLSVGQQLFVLLRESLKRAESLKLKRLVASNHLALAKFDLLHVQRPLLSFGPKASMKLRTFPINVCKELRLCSHLISEFGSESSTMTTDGVFSTTWLNNLPKSMDSPLLPQENAHRNNCDAHRFFTQLSSVPKSVLQLLGSSYIMRSTAWEMYGSAPLARINSLVYATCFVDASSSSDAASVHAKLIQHLAVFRGYKEAFAALKVAEEKFLTVSKSVILLLKLQLLHECALHRGNLKLAQQVCDELGVLASSVSGVDKDLKTEASLRHARTLLAANQFSQAAAVAHSLFCMCYKFNMQVQNATVLLLLAEIHKDQIMQRGL is encoded by the exons ATGGCATCGCCACCGCAGCCACCTCCGATGACAAACGCGTTTGCATTGACACCACACAAAGTCTCAGTTTGTTTACTTCTTCAAACCTACGCGTTACCTGCTCAAACAACACCACCGTTCCCTTTCTCCTCCGTCTCTCAACACAACCGTCTTGGGCTCTACTTATTAGCCCTCACAAAA TCTTATGATGATATATTGGAGCCAAAGCTAGAGGAGTTGTTGAATCAATTGAAGGAAATCAGTGGGTCATTGGGGCATTGGTTGATAGATCATTTGACAAGCAGGTTATCATCTTTATCAGCGCCGGATGATTTATTTAGCTTCTTTACTGAAATGAGAG GGATACTTGGAGGATCGGATTCAGTTGTTATGGAAGATAATCAAGTTATTTTGGACCCAAATAGCAATCTGGGATTGTTTCTCCGTCGTTGCATTCTCACATTTAATCTCTTATCGTTTGAG GGTTTGTGCCATCTTTTGACAAATATTGGGAGTTATTGTAAAGAAGCCATGTCAAGCTGCATGCCATATGAGACACGGCTTTTAGATGAGTCCAGTAATGATTTGGAGACATTATCAGAATATGAGAACATGGACTTGGAGAATTTCATGTTCGGAAAAGttaatgaagaaattgaagcaAGGAAACAGGCCAGTGAAAGAGTTCCTTTTCACCTTCATGGGCCTAAAGCACTTTCTGGATTGGTTGAAG ATATAGAGGTTGTTGCAGATCCAAGTTCCAAACATGGTGACAAATGTGGAGAAACTAGTGCATACGTACATCCTCCAGGAAATGAATTGAGAGATGTTGATCCCTATGGGGAGATATTCCTAAGAACAAACTGGCAGGTACAAGGTTACTTAATGGAGCAAGCAGATGCAATTGAAAA GCATGACAGTTCTTtctctttaaattcttttgagcttgttttaaGGCAGATTAAAAAATTGGCACCTGAGCTACATCGT GTTCACTTCTTACGATATTTGAACAGCCTGTATCATGATGATTATTTTGCCGCTTTGGATAATCTTCATCGCTACTTTGATTATAG TGCAGGGGCCGAGGGATTTGATTCAGCTCCATCTTCTTCTGGGTCCAATAGCTCTGGAAGATATGAGATTGGTCTGATATATTTGGGGATGATGCATTTACACTTTGGGCATCCTAAGCAAGCTTTGCAA GTTTTAACTGAAGCAGTTCGTTTTTCTCAACAG CAAAGTAGTGAGAGTTGTCTTGCGTACACTTTAGCAGCTATATGCAATGTATTGTCTGAATTTGGTTGCTCAAGCTCAGCAGGAGTACTTGGAACTTCTTTCTCACCTATAACCAGCATGGACACTTCATTGTCTGTTGGGCAACAATTGTTTGTTCTCTTGAGGGAGTCTCTGAAGAGAGCAGAAAGTTTAAAGTTGAAACGATTGGTTGCTTCTAATCATCTTGCTCTGGCCAAATTTGATTTACTG CATGTGCAAAGACCTCTGCTGTCATTTGGTCCCAAAGCTTCCATGAAGCTGAGAACATTTCCAATCAATGTTTGCAAG GAATTAAGATTATGTTCTCATTTGATTAGCGAATTTGGCTCTGAAAGCTCCACAATGACAACTGATGGTGTTTTTAGTACAACATGGCTCAACAATCTTCCAAAGTCAATGGATTCACCATTGTTGCCCCAAGAGAATGCACATCGAAACAATTGTGATGCACACCGATTCTTTACGCAACTCAGCTCAGTTCCCAAATCTGTTTTGCAATTATTAGGTTCTTCATACATAATGCGCTCCACTGCTTGGGAGATGTATGGCAG tGCTCCTCTTGCTCGAATAAATTCGCTGGTTTATGCCACTTGCTTTGTTGATGCTTCAAG TTCATCTGATGCAGCTTCAGTACATGCAAAGCTCATCCAGCATTTAGCAGTATTTCGAGGATATAAAG AGGCCTTTGCTGCTCTTAAAGTAGCTGAAGAGAAGTTCTTAACTGTCTCAAAATCTGTAATTTTGCTACTAAAACTGCAGCTACTCCATGAGTGTGCTTTGCATCG AGGAAATCTGAAGCTAGCACAACAAGTATGTGATGAACTTGGAGTTCTGGCATCATCTGTCAGTGGTGTGGACAAAGATCTGAAGACTGAAGCAAGCCTTCGCCATGCTCGCACATTGCTTGCAGCAAATCAATTCAGCCAG GCTGCCGCTGTTGCACATTCTCTCTTTTGCATGTGTTACAAATTCAATATGCAGGTTCAGAATGCCACTGTTCTTCTTTTGCTGGCAGAAATTCACAAG GATCAAATCATGCAAAGAGGGCTCTGA
- the LOC133698331 gene encoding sucrose synthase 6-like: MATLKRSDSIADNMPEALKQSRYHMKRCFAKYIEKGRRTMKLQQLLDEMENVIDDQVERTRVLQGLLGDIWFSIQEAVVNPPYVALSIRPSPGFWEFVKVNSADLSVEGITATDYLKFKEMIYDENWAKDANALEVDFGAFDFSVPHLTLSSSIGNGLGFVSKFATSKLSGCLESAQPLVDYLLSLNHEGEKLMINETLSPVRKLRMALIVAEVYLSGLPKDTQYQNFETSFKLWGFEKGWGNTAERVKETMRCLSEVLQAPDPLNMEKFFSRLPTVFNVVIFSPHGYFGQADVLGLPDTGGQVVYILDQVKALEDELLLRIEQQGLNIKPQIVVVTRLIPEARGTKCNQELESINGTKHSNILRVPFSIENKVLRQWVSRFDVYPYLEKFTQDVITKLLDLMQGKPDLIIGNYTDGNLAATLMASKLGITQATIAHALEKTKYENSDVKWKELDPKYHFSCQFMADTIAMNATDFIIASTYQEIAGSKDRPGQYESHASFTLPGLCRVVSGINVFDPKFNIAAPGADQSVYFPYSEKQSRFTQFHPAIEELLYSKVVNDEHIGYLEDKKKPIIFSMARLDTVKNLTGLTEWYGKNKRLRGLVNLVIVGGFFDPNKSKDREEMAEITKMHGLIKKYRLNGQFRWIAAQTDRNRNGELYRCIADTKGAFVQPALYEAFGLTVIEAMNCGLPTFATNQGGPAEIIVDGISGFHIDPQNGDESSNIIADFFEKCKVDPGYWNKFAAEGLKRINECYTWKIYAKKLLNMGNMYSFWRQLNKEQKLAKQRYIQMLYNLQFRRLAMNVLIPTEEAQKPAKQGS, encoded by the exons ATGGCAACCTTGAAGAGGTCTGACTCTATAGCTGACAACATGCCAGAAGCCTTGAAACAAAGCAGGTACCACATGAAGAGATGTTTTGCCAAGTACATAGAAAAGGGAAGGAGAACAATGAAGCTTCAGCAATTACTTGATGAAATGGAGAATGTTATAGATGATCAGGTTGAAAGAACCAGGGTCCTGCAAGGTTTACTAGGTGACATTTGGTTTTCTATTCAG GAAGCAGTTGTTAATCCACCTTATGTAGCTTTATCCATTAGACCAAGCCCTGGATTCTGGGAATTTGTGAAGGTGAACTCTGCTGATCTTTCGGTTGAGGGCATCACTGCTACAGACTACTTGAAATTCAAGGAAATGATATATGATGAGAACTG GGCAAAGGATGCTAATGCATTGGAAGTCGATTTCGGAGCATTTGATTTCTCTGTGCCTCACTTGACCTTATCTTCTTCCATTGGAAATGGACTTGGTTTTGTTTCTAAGTTTGCAACTTCAAAGCTAAGCGGCTGCCTGGAGAGTGCTCAGCCTCTGGTGGATTACTTGCTATCTCTGAATCATGAAGGAGAA AAACTAATGATAAATGAGACCCTTAGCCCTGTCAGAAAGCTTCGGATGGCACTGATAGTTGCTGAAGTTTACCTCTCAGGACTTCCGAAGGACACCCAATATCAGAATTTTGAGACAAG CTTCAAATTGTGGGGCTTCGAGAAGGGATGGGGTAATACTGCAGAGAGAGTGAAGGAGACGATGAGATGTCTCTCAGAAGTTCTCCAAGCACCGGATCCATTGAACATGGAGAAATTTTTTAGCAGGCTGCCAACTGTATTCAATGTTGTAATTTTCTCTCCTCACGGTTACTTTGGTCAAGCAGATGTCCTCGGTTTGCCAGATACTGGTGGACAG GTGGTCTACATTCTAGACCAAGTTAAAGCCTTGGAAGATGAATTGCTGCTTAGGATTGAGCAACAAGGACTTAACATAAAACCTCAAATTGTTGTG GTCACGCGACTCATTCCTGAAGCTCGGGGAACAAAGTGCAACCAGGAATTGGAGTCGATTAATGGCACCAAGCATTCAAACATCCTTAGGGTGCCATTCAGCATAGAAAATAAGGTCCTCCGCCAGTGGGTTTCTCGTTTCGATGTCTATCCCTATCTCGAGAAGTTTACTCAG GATGTTATAACCAAGCTCCTAGACCTCATGCAAGGAAAGCCGGATCTCATCATCGGAAACTACACTGATGGGAATTTAGCAGCAACTCTCATGGCTAGTAAACTTGGGATAACTCAGGCAACTATTGCACATGCTTTGGAGAAGACGAAGTACGAAAATTCAGATGTCAAGTGGAAGGAATTAGACCCTAAGTATCACTTCTCATGCCAATTTATGGCTGATACAATTGCCATGAATGCAACCGATTTCATCATAGCAAGTACATATCAGGAGATTGCAGGAAG CAAAGATAGACCTGGGCAGTATGAGAGCCATGCTTCCTTCACACTGCCAGGGCTCTGCAGAGTCGTATCTGGCATCAACGTCTTTGATCCGAAGTTCAACATTGCTGCACCTGGGGCTGATCAATCTGTCTATTTCCCATACTCGGAGAAACAAAGTCGATTTACACAGTTTCATCCTGCCATTGAAGAATTGTTGTATAGCAAAGTGGTCAATGAtgaacacat TGGATATTTAGAGGACAAGAAGAAGCCTATTATCTTCTCGATGGCAAGGCTCGATACAGTGAAGAACCTTACTGGACTAACCGAGTGGTATGGGAAGAACAAGAGACTGAGAGGCTTAGTTAATCTTGTTATAGTTGGTGGATTCTTTGATCCAAACAAATCTAAAGACAGAGAAGAAATGGCTGAAATAACGAAGATGCATGGATTGATAAAGAAGTACCGACTCAACGGTCAGTTCCGATGGATAGCAGCTCAGACTGATAGAAATCGCAATGGAGAACTGTACCGTTGTATCGCTGATACAAAGGGAGCTTTCGTGCAGCCAGCTCTCTATGAAGCATTTGGACTCACAGTCATCGAGGCTATGAACTGCGGATTGCCCACCTTCGCAACCAACCAAGGAGGCCCAGCTGAAATAATCGTTGACGGGATCTCAGGATTCCATATTGATCCCCAAAATGGAGATGAGTCGAGCAACATTATCGCCGATTTCTTTGAGAAGTGCAAGGTGGATCCAGGATACTGGAATAAGTTTGCGGCAGAAGGGTTGAAACGGATAAACGAATG CTATACATGGAAGATCTATGCAAAGAAATTGTTGAACATGGGTAACATGTATAGTTTCTGGAGGCAGCTCAACAAGGAGCAGAAACTAGCCAAGCAGAGATACATCCAGATGCTCTATAATCTTCAATTCAGGAGATTG GCAATGAATGTGCTTATCCCAACTGAAGAAGCTCAAAAGCCAGCAAAGCAAGGAAGTTGA